TCTAGGATGGTACACTACAATTCTCTTCTTTAACATCAGTGCAGTATATAAAATAACTGTTTCCATTCCAAACTGAGACACTATATctaaaaaagaggagaaatcaTTTTATAGAAGATATATATGCTGATATTATCATGTTTTTGAAGAAGCTTAATAACAACAGCACAGGTAACAGTGTCAGCACAGTTTACTTGAAGCATACATGGAAACAAGATTGTATTTTAGGGTGTAAGAAGGAAATCAGAATAGAGACTCTGGCAGAGATTAACCTTTGATGGAGCCAGCAAGGTAAGCCTTCCGAGCATCAAAGTCCTTGCTGAGGAAGGATCCATTCTCTTCACTTTGGCAGATGCCCTTTGTAAGGACTGCAATGTAACTCTCCATCATTTTAACTGGACTTCCATGCTTCAAGTAGATTCTGTGTGAAAAGAAGAGAGTCTGGTATTTTAACTGCAATCAGTGCAccaatacatatatatatgaaaaaaaaccaactaaaaatCACTATCACAAATAGCAATATTACTAGCAATAATTCTAATGCTGGACACCTGGCTGAGGTTTTGAATACTAAACTAGAAGTCTTGCAATGTGCACATAAACAtgtctgtttttcagaatttaaaataaccctgtatttttatttcagctttctaTTTGATGAATGAACCAACATGGACTGAGATAGAAAAACACCCCAAAGGTACAGGCAGTTGTCCAGGCAAAGGATTCTCTGCAGAGTTGGAAGGTGTCTGCTTAATGAAAAAGCAACTCCCACAGTAAGTCCTGTTATAACATGCAGATTACGACTaaacagcttttaattttttatccaAGTatcttttgccatttttctgtACTCTTTGCTAaatgatgaaagaaaaacataaacatGTCCTTGATACTCATTAAAAACCCTAAATGACACAAAAGAAGCACACACTGAGAGAATCCATGCACTGTGTTTCAGGAAGCAGAGAGACACTGTAACCTATTTTACAGGTTAAGAGATTTCAGGAATAGCACTGAAGCTGTTAACCACACCCTTTCCATGTTAGCTACAGCACAAAGCTACATCACATTTGAAACTCAGTTATTATCATGTTTAGAAGAATCCAGTCTAGAATTGAAAGGAAGTATTAGCTGGTAAGTCAGCAGAAATGTGATCCATAGTGAATCTAAGTATTTCATGTATcaccaaaaaaagaacaagtctCAGTTTTTCAGTACCCTACAGAATTGGTAAGCCTGAAGGCATTCCCAGTCTGCATTATATATAGTAATTCCCAAGAGCACAATAACCTCACAATTGGATCCAATTAGCTGCAACATCCCAGGGAATACTCTTGGTATCAAGAACTGGGACAGAACTAATTtggaaactgaagaaaaagcaaaataagaagCAAAGAGAGAGTATGAGtatggggacatggagggaagTGAGTAAACAGGACAAGGAAAAGAGATGAGGTTTTTGGTTAGAAGAGGGCTCTCACTTCCCTACAGGAAAAGCGAAAAAAacccctgggtgctgtgctTAGCTCAGAAAAGCTGCAAGCAGCATTTACAAAGATGTTGTGGAAGGATACAAGTCATTCACCATACACATTGTGACCTTTAAATCCAGCACTGACATCTTCCCAAACATTTAcacttttcaaaaatacattCTCAGAGAAAATGAGTAtgagggtggtggtggtgtGTGTCTGGAGAAGACACACATTAAAACCCAAAGAACATCTGACATTCACCCAACACTTTCTGCATATGACAAGCTCAAATCTCAAATCAAGGATCTTTATGATCGATTTTGTTTGTAGGACTGAGTTTCAGATGCAACACAATGAATGCAAGCTTTTGCTTTGGCAAGATGTAAGCACGCACACAGCAGTACCTCAGGCCAGCTTTTATACAGACCTACAGAGGATCCTGGTGAAGGCTGCGTATTTCTCTGGGTTGAAGTCTTTGGCCGTCAGGACAATGGAGAAGTGGGTCACCTGCACATGACACaggcacagaaacacacagagctcagttAATGACCCCACATGAACAGTTTTGGTCACTTTACTGCCAAGGCTCCAAGTTCCTAACTGCAGGAATGGCCTGGACAGAGAATTTCTGATGTGACTCAGCTCTAGTACAGATCTTTTTCTTAACCTACACATGCGAGTTGTTTTCCTCTAATCTCACATGAGGTtgttaaaaaacagaaaggcatttttcttccccataGCAGGAAGGAAACTTCCAGAATTTGTTGCCAAAGGAGGCAGCGGAAGCAGACAGCATCAACACATTTAGAAAGAGACTggaaaaaatacacagacaGCAGAACAAACAGAACTTAACTTCCTCAATCAAATGATTGTGGGCTGGGACAGTAAGTCTGGGACTGAAAGTCTGCAGACAATGCCCAGGCTCACGTGTCCTCCTGAAATAGCATCTCCCACTGCAACTATTGAAGACAGCACTGtgacatttaattttatttcataggAAATACAAACTTGGAGTGAAGAAAGGCATGCAGCATTCTGCTATGGGCATACAAAATTACCACATTGCCTTTCTACTTAACAACATGAAAATTGAATAGACTTAACCTACAGTTTAATGATTTTCATAACAGGGAACAGATGGAAGATACAACTAAATTTGTTGTCTTGCAGTAATCAATGCAGTGGAAAAGAAAGTACCTATATAACTCGAtcctttgggggaaaaaaaagcagcaggttCTACAGGAACAAGATTCTGGAGTCTATGAAACAAACTttatagagagaaaaaaatgctgaactTGAAATGCAAATTAACTAGAAACAGCAGCATGAAATAGCATTTGTATGTGAACACAAAGAATTGGGTAATGAATATCACAGTCATTCTCCAACTCCAAGACTTGGTGACAAATGAAATGTAGACTGGCAGAGCTGCATCTGTGAGCACACAACACCTTGaatcccttctcctcctcacccTTCTCTCCATGGCAAAACACTGCTTAACTCACAGAGGAAGCTCTGCAGAAACCCTCCCTGCATTCTACTGAAAAACCCCGCCAAGTCATACCTTCTTCAAGGCTGGAGAATCTTGAACTTCTACCGTTGTGATGTAGAACCAAGACCTTTTATACTGGCCAAATACAAACGTATGAAGCAATTTGTTTTCATCTGTAAGGCAGCACTTTCGCAGCAACAGAGTCCTCAGTTCAGCTGTTACGGACGGATAACACCAAACCCACAAAGCATCTCCGTTCGTGTCTTTTTCTATGGTGGAAAGATGTTCACTGTGAGAATGccaaacagcagcaaggaaGTAAATTGATGGGTTAATCAGATTTGTTTCCTGGAATCAGATTAAAATTCCACCTTACCCTGACCCTAGACATCCAGTTCTGCCACTATGATTTAAGTCTTAAGGCAGGAATTCTGATAGGGGtcttatttcttaaatattaataaatctCCATTCTTGACCCGCTTGACGAGGTCGGAGAAGCACCAAGTTTGAACACACATTCAACACGAGCGCGGTATTGAGGAACACGCACCCCGAGCAGCTCATTTATGATTTTCCCTGTTGCTGATTTCGCAACACAAACCTCGGGAGCCGCGAATTTCAGACACTTCGGCCGAGTTGTGCACGGCTTAGCTCTGCAACAGGCAGAGCCGGCCCCGCCCGGGCCCGCGGCCTCAGCGCGGCGGGGCCCCGGtaccgcccccggcccggcccggctcccccGGCCCTCACCGATCAGCCCCACGGCCCTCAGCAGCTGCGCCTCCGGCTCTGCCATCTTCGCTCCGCCGCCttccgcccgcccggccccgctccgcccgccgggGCCCGCCCGGCCCTcacggccccgctccgcccgcccggccgggcccgcccTCCCGCCCGCCATTTACTGAGCGCTCCCGCGCGCTCCCTGCGGCTGTCCCCCGGCTGCTCTCCGGGAACGGGGGAATAAAGGGgaaaatgtgtctttttttgtgtgcgtcacagaatcccaggatagTTCCGGTTGGAAGGACCGTGGAGCTCAGCCGGTGCCCAGAGCACGGCACTCAGCAGCGTGTCCAGATGGCTTTTGGGCATCTCCGGTGAGGGGCTCCCGACCGTCCCTGGGCAGCGTCCCAGTGCGTG
The window above is part of the Catharus ustulatus isolate bCatUst1 chromosome 8, bCatUst1.pri.v2, whole genome shotgun sequence genome. Proteins encoded here:
- the DENND10 gene encoding DENN domain-containing protein 10, with amino-acid sequence MAEPEAQLLRAVGLIEKDTNGDALWVWCYPSVTAELRTLLLRKCCLTDENKLLHTFVFGQYKRSWFYITTVEVQDSPALKKVTHFSIVLTAKDFNPEKYAAFTRILCRIYLKHGSPVKMMESYIAVLTKGICQSEENGSFLSKDFDARKAYLAGSIKDIVSQFGMETVILYTALMLKKRIVVYHPRIEAIQEFTRTLPALVWHRQDWSILHSYVHLNEEELEALKACTGYIAGFTDSEVSSRSDLYDVYVNLADTEITVSPVVKEAMTMGKLHKEIGQLIVQSAEDPDKSDSQVIKDISLKTKEILATLASLAEVSDGNEKPTLNAEALKQKRFPPATENFLFHLAAAEQMLKI